A stretch of Procambarus clarkii isolate CNS0578487 chromosome 20, FALCON_Pclarkii_2.0, whole genome shotgun sequence DNA encodes these proteins:
- the LOC138366727 gene encoding acidic leucine-rich nuclear phosphoprotein 32 family member E-like, protein MALKEGEFDPPCYRMSEEDQDVAQDQDVQQDYQEEDQDVGQGDQDVDQEEHQVVEQEYQDDQNDKQEYEDEKDQNEENRDKDQNKEGQDEEDQEDQGEKD, encoded by the exons ATGGCCCTGAAGGAAGGAGAGTTCGATCCTCCTTGTTATCGCATGAGTGAGGAAGATCAGGATGTAGCACAGGATCAGGATGTTCAGCAGGATTATCAGGAGGAAGATCAGGATGTTGGACAGGGAGATCAGGATGTTGATCAG GAAGAACATCAGGTTGTGGAACAAGAATATCAAGACGATCAGAATGATAAACAagaatatgaggatgagaaagatCAGAACGAGGAAAATCGTGATAAAGATCAGAATAAGGAAGGGCAGGATGAGGAGGATCAGGAAGATCAGGGTGAGAAAGATTAG